The proteins below are encoded in one region of bacterium:
- the rodA gene encoding rod shape-determining protein RodA, giving the protein MTGTEYSQKEGLKIDPGIAVFTIFLSFCGLILIYSASSSLNLPFFKSPVGRQIIWLVPAVIAGILSAKIKISIVYETAYIFYGFAFLLIILVLFVGRGSVSRWISFGGIQFQPSEFAKISVILCLSRYFSDSARTPEWKRMFVSLLIVVPYFLLIAEEPDMGTAILFLFIWAVMAVWAGISLNWIFLLVAPFAVLLSGFYLPAFIIVAAGITVWAFVWLKKWWAASLYSVFCGVAGVFSGFFWSKLAAYQQERILIFLGIKSDPHGSAYQVIQSKVAIGSGGFLGKGFLHGSQSQLRFLPEQHTDFIISLLGEEFGFLGITVVFIFYFLLLASLISVARLARDDFDSLVSAGVFGLIVSQIVINSGMAVGLFPVTGMALPFLSYGGSSLVMLFILMGLVSNISVKRFIY; this is encoded by the coding sequence ATGACCGGTACTGAGTATTCGCAAAAAGAGGGGCTGAAGATTGACCCGGGGATAGCTGTTTTTACTATTTTTTTGAGTTTTTGCGGACTTATTCTTATATACAGTGCTTCATCGTCTCTTAATCTGCCCTTTTTTAAAAGCCCTGTAGGCAGGCAGATTATCTGGCTTGTGCCTGCTGTTATTGCAGGGATTTTAAGTGCAAAAATAAAAATATCAATAGTTTATGAAACAGCATATATCTTTTATGGGTTTGCATTCCTCCTTATCATATTGGTACTTTTTGTGGGAAGAGGCAGTGTGTCGAGATGGATAAGTTTCGGAGGAATACAATTTCAGCCTTCGGAGTTTGCTAAGATTTCCGTTATCCTGTGTTTATCCCGCTATTTCTCTGATTCCGCAAGAACACCGGAGTGGAAAAGAATGTTTGTGAGCCTTTTGATTGTAGTTCCGTATTTTCTCCTGATTGCAGAAGAACCTGATATGGGCACTGCAATACTTTTCCTTTTTATCTGGGCGGTTATGGCAGTTTGGGCGGGAATTTCTCTGAACTGGATATTTTTACTTGTTGCACCTTTTGCAGTTCTCTTATCAGGATTTTATCTGCCTGCATTTATTATTGTTGCTGCGGGAATAACAGTCTGGGCCTTTGTATGGCTGAAAAAATGGTGGGCTGCATCTTTGTATTCTGTTTTCTGTGGAGTTGCAGGAGTTTTTTCCGGATTTTTCTGGTCAAAACTTGCAGCTTACCAGCAGGAACGGATATTAATATTTCTCGGAATAAAATCTGACCCACACGGATCAGCATATCAGGTAATCCAGTCAAAGGTTGCAATCGGGTCAGGAGGGTTTTTGGGCAAAGGCTTCCTGCACGGTTCTCAATCACAGCTAAGGTTCCTTCCTGAGCAACATACTGATTTTATTATTTCACTTCTCGGTGAAGAATTTGGATTTTTGGGTATAACAGTTGTTTTTATTTTCTATTTCCTTTTACTTGCATCGTTAATATCTGTTGCACGCCTTGCAAGGGATGATTTTGACAGCCTTGTTTCTGCAGGTGTTTTCGGTTTGATTGTTTCACAGATAGTGATAAACAGCGGTATGGCAGTAGGCCTGTTTCCGGTTACAGGTATGGCACTGCCTTTTTTAAGCTACGGAGGTTCGTCCCTTGTTATGCTTTTTATACTTATGGGGCTGGTATCCAATATTTCTGTAAAAAGATTTATCTATTAG
- the mrdA gene encoding penicillin-binding protein 2: MVDSESIHRRRADIFFAVLAGVFLIIYFRFFQIQIFSSSFYKKRSDMNSVRQIPLKAPRGIIFDRNSSVIVENRPSYSLFVIPFEYHRTEYKIDIGKVLPVSQVQIEKKINLQKSGPFVPVRLKSNLDFTQLTNMEEHRIELPGFFYQAEPVRSYPSGIKACHVLGFLGEITEDELLKRNRRTYKPGDITGKSGVEKEYDIVLKGRRGYLYREVDAFGVEKGDFGGKRDIKPVPGRSIILTLDIGLQKLAEKLILHKTGSIIVMDPSTGEIFAMASSPDFKPDNFSGGVSRKIWNSLMINPSKPLLDRSIQAQLPPGSVFKLVVASAALKACIRYPESMNVCNGSFRLGRKEYKCWKEEGHGNIDLYQAIAQSCNVYFYRTGLDLGLSGIVNMCSIFGLGMKTGVDLPGEKAGLVPDSLYLDKKYGIRGWTRGMIANLAVGQGDLLVTPLQMASVVTAIAMDGKRPVPRLVKAQQGINRRSWEIKKPEFNAPIENFGKVFSVIREGMRRAVNFPKGTARAAGIKGISICGKTGTAQNPAGEPHAWFAGFGPLKNPKIVVVVVIENGGSGGSVAAPVAGKIFRGFFL, from the coding sequence GTGGTAGATTCAGAATCCATACACAGAAGAAGAGCAGATATTTTTTTTGCGGTTTTAGCGGGCGTATTTTTAATTATATATTTTCGTTTTTTCCAGATACAGATTTTTTCATCATCATTTTATAAAAAACGTTCTGACATGAACAGTGTCAGGCAGATACCTCTGAAAGCACCGCGCGGAATAATTTTTGACAGGAACAGTTCTGTTATTGTAGAAAACAGGCCCAGTTACTCTCTTTTTGTCATACCTTTTGAGTATCACAGGACTGAATACAAAATTGATATAGGGAAGGTTCTGCCTGTTTCTCAGGTACAGATTGAAAAGAAGATCAATTTGCAGAAGAGCGGCCCTTTTGTGCCTGTAAGGCTCAAATCAAATCTTGACTTTACCCAACTGACAAATATGGAAGAGCATCGCATTGAACTGCCGGGGTTTTTCTATCAGGCCGAACCTGTCAGATCTTATCCTTCGGGAATTAAGGCGTGTCATGTCCTGGGTTTTCTCGGTGAGATAACAGAAGATGAGCTTTTAAAAAGAAACAGGCGAACTTACAAACCCGGTGACATAACAGGCAAGTCAGGGGTGGAAAAAGAGTACGACATAGTGCTAAAGGGCAGGAGAGGGTATCTATATCGTGAAGTTGATGCTTTTGGTGTTGAGAAGGGAGATTTCGGGGGAAAGCGCGATATAAAACCTGTACCGGGCAGAAGCATTATATTGACACTTGATATTGGGCTTCAGAAACTGGCAGAAAAGCTTATTCTGCATAAAACAGGATCAATAATTGTCATGGATCCGTCTACAGGCGAGATTTTTGCAATGGCAAGCAGCCCTGATTTTAAGCCGGATAATTTCTCAGGCGGAGTTTCCCGCAAGATTTGGAATTCACTAATGATAAATCCTTCTAAGCCTCTTCTTGACAGGTCAATCCAGGCCCAGCTTCCCCCGGGATCTGTTTTTAAACTGGTAGTTGCATCGGCAGCATTAAAAGCATGTATCAGATATCCTGAATCAATGAATGTCTGTAATGGCTCATTTAGGCTCGGCAGGAAGGAGTATAAATGCTGGAAAGAGGAGGGCCACGGAAATATAGATCTTTATCAGGCAATTGCTCAATCCTGTAATGTCTATTTTTACCGTACAGGCCTTGACCTGGGGCTTTCAGGAATCGTTAACATGTGCTCTATATTCGGCCTCGGAATGAAAACCGGAGTAGATCTGCCCGGAGAAAAAGCGGGGTTGGTGCCGGACAGTTTGTATCTTGACAAAAAATACGGAATACGCGGATGGACAAGGGGTATGATTGCAAATCTTGCGGTAGGGCAGGGGGATCTTCTTGTTACTCCCCTGCAAATGGCATCAGTAGTTACTGCAATTGCAATGGATGGGAAAAGGCCTGTGCCCCGCCTGGTAAAAGCTCAGCAGGGAATTAATAGAAGATCATGGGAAATTAAAAAACCGGAGTTCAATGCTCCTATTGAAAATTTTGGAAAGGTTTTCAGTGTAATCAGAGAAGGAATGAGAAGAGCTGTAAATTTTCCGAAAGGGACTGCACGTGCAGCGGGAATCAAAGGGATTTCAATATGCGGTAAAACAGGGACAGCACAAAATCCCGCAGGAGAACCTCATGCATGGTTTGCAGGTTTCGGGCCGTTAAAAAATCCCAAAATAGTTGTTGTGGTTGTTATTGAGAACGGAGGTTCAGGCGGCAGTGTGGCAGCTCCTGTTGCAGGTAAAATATTCAGAGGATTTTTCTTATGA
- the mreD gene encoding rod shape-determining protein MreD translates to MKRALKVSSVIFVLLYFQTAGARLTSLNFLFPDFLLIFLVFRSAGEKIINAVIIGFIAGLFQDLVAGSVPGIFALSKGLACYFSVFLYSSLSGEHNLVRIIGFSVPLFIHFLVLGMLSFLGNGLGFFDLFLRYSFSAFLVTLGAGFIIDIWMQQTGKRVEAW, encoded by the coding sequence ATGAAAAGAGCCTTAAAGGTTTCATCTGTTATTTTCGTGCTCCTCTATTTTCAGACTGCAGGAGCAAGATTAACGTCCCTTAATTTCCTGTTTCCTGATTTTCTTTTAATCTTTCTGGTCTTTCGATCTGCAGGAGAAAAAATTATTAATGCGGTAATTATTGGATTTATTGCAGGCCTTTTCCAGGATTTGGTTGCCGGTTCGGTTCCGGGGATTTTTGCTTTGTCAAAAGGCTTGGCGTGTTATTTTTCTGTTTTTTTATACTCATCGCTTTCCGGTGAACATAATCTGGTGCGTATCATAGGATTTTCCGTACCTTTGTTTATCCATTTTTTGGTACTTGGCATGCTTTCTTTTTTGGGAAACGGCCTGGGATTTTTTGATCTTTTTTTAAGGTATTCATTTTCTGCATTTTTAGTAACACTCGGGGCTGGATTTATTATTGATATATGGATGCAGCAAACAGGCAAAAGAGTTGAAGCGTGGTAG
- the mreC gene encoding rod shape-determining protein MreC, whose amino-acid sequence MKRNRKKLIYNLWNNHRSGIVLFLFIIFSLIFILLNKTKCFIYLRGAASRYTAVFEYSAFRINRLFSSEKENRRLVLKLTELAALNQQYIFFSEENKRLRSLLKLKEHLPYNVIAADVTEMDMSGIPGYADINTGSNSGCVEDEAIIVPQGVVGRIVESGHDWSRVQLLTNPEARISARVMKTGDRGIVRWIHGDVFKMEGVLYRSSVKFGDIVVTSGVSSIFPGGLLIGRVSRVIQDQGAMFKNVFLRSSVNFQNLGIVFVVLNEKEKQR is encoded by the coding sequence GTGAAAAGAAACAGAAAAAAACTTATATATAATCTTTGGAATAATCATAGATCCGGTATAGTTCTCTTCCTGTTTATAATTTTTTCCCTAATTTTTATCCTGTTGAATAAAACAAAATGCTTTATTTATTTACGGGGTGCAGCAAGCAGGTACACTGCTGTTTTTGAATATAGCGCATTCAGAATCAACAGGCTGTTTTCTTCGGAAAAAGAAAACCGCAGGCTTGTATTAAAACTAACAGAGCTTGCAGCGCTGAATCAGCAGTATATTTTTTTCTCGGAAGAGAATAAAAGGCTTCGAAGCCTGCTGAAGTTAAAAGAACATCTGCCGTATAATGTTATAGCTGCTGATGTCACAGAGATGGATATGAGCGGTATCCCCGGTTATGCGGATATCAATACGGGATCGAACAGCGGGTGCGTGGAAGATGAGGCGATTATTGTGCCTCAGGGAGTTGTCGGCAGGATAGTTGAATCCGGCCATGACTGGTCAAGAGTGCAGCTTCTTACGAATCCTGAGGCAAGAATCAGTGCAAGAGTAATGAAAACAGGTGACAGGGGAATTGTGAGATGGATACACGGAGATGTGTTTAAAATGGAAGGAGTACTTTACAGAAGCAGCGTAAAATTCGGAGATATTGTTGTTACATCAGGAGTCAGTTCTATTTTCCCGGGGGGGTTGTTAATCGGAAGAGTATCCAGGGTAATTCAGGATCAGGGGGCAATGTTTAAGAATGTATTTCTCCGTTCAAGTGTAAATTTTCAAAATTTGGGAATAGTATTTGTTGTGCTGAATGAGAAAGAAAAACAGAGATGA